CGTGGATAGTAGTGGTACTGCCCTGCTCTACGCCGAAGGCGTCGTCCAGTACCTTGATCACCGGTACCAGACAGTTGGTGGTGCAGGAACCCGCCGCCACAATCACATCCTCAACATTCAGCTGGTCGTCGTTGATCCCGAACACCACGGTGCGGTCGACATCGGATTCGCCAGGCTGGGAAAACAGCAGGCGTTGGGCGCCCGCCTCAATGTGTTTCTCCGCTGTGGCGCGGTCGGAGTAGGCGCCGGAGCATTCCAGCACCAGGTCTACGTCCAGCAAACGCCAGGGCAGGTCACTCGGGTCCGGGTGGCGCAGCACCCGGATGCGATCGCCATTGACCACCAGATTATCGCCATCCACCGCCACCTCACCGTGAAACCGCCCGTGGGTGGAGTCGTATTTGGTGAGATGAGCAATGGTGTCGATATCCGACAACTCGTTGATCGCGACCACCTGCAGATGGTCGCGATAGCCGTTTTCATAGAGTGCCCGCAACACGCACTGGCCTATGCGGCCGTACCCGTTGATGGCGATGCGAAACGGCGTTGAGTTGGTCATCAGGCGTCCAGGAGCTCGTCAGCCACTTCCAGGATGTTGTCGACGGTAAAGCCGAATTCCTTGAACAACTCGCCGGCCGGTGCAGACTCACCGAAGGTGGTCATGCCCACAACCCGGCCGTCCAGGCCCACATACTTGTACCAGTAGTCGGCAATGCCGGCTTCGATGGCGATGCGGTTGGTGACTTCCAGCGGCAGCACCTGTTGCTTGTACTCGGCGCTCTGGGCATCAAACACATCGGTAGACGGCATGGACACCACGCGCACGGCCTTGCCCTGCTCGCGCAGCTTGGCGGCAACGTCCTGGGCCAGGGCCACTTCAGAACCGGTGGCAATCAGGATCAGCTCCGGGGTGCCTTCGCTGTCAGACAGCACATAGCCACCCTTGGCAACGTTGGCCAGCTGCTCCGCGTCACGCTGCTGGTGCGGCAGGTTCTGACGGGAGAACACCATGGCGGTGGGGCCGTCATTGCGCTCGAGGGCGGCTTTCCAGGCTACCGCAGATTCCACGGTGTCGGCCGGGCGCCACATGCTCATGTTCGGGGTGGTGCGCAGGCTGGCCATCTGCTCGATGGGCTGGTGCGTGGGGCCGTCTTCGCCCAGACCGATGGAGTCATGGGTGAAGACAAAGATGGAGCGCTGCTTCATCAGAGCCGCCATGCGTACCGCGTTGCGGCAGTATTCCATGAAGATCAGGAAGGTGGCGCCGTAGGGGACAAAACCGCCGTGCAGGGCGATGCCGTTCATAATGGCGGCCATTCCGAACTCACGTACACCGTAATAGATGTAGTTACCGGAGGCGTCGTCTTTGGTCACGCCTTTGCAGCCAGACCAGATGGTCAGGTTGGAACCGGCCAGGTCGGCGGAGCCGCCCATCAGTTCCGGCAGCAGCGGGCCATAGGCGTTCAGGGTGTTCTGGGATGCCTTACGGGAAGCGATGGTGTCGCCCTTGTCCTGGCATTCCTGAATGTAGGCCTGAGCTTTCTCAGAGAAGTCTGCCGGCAGCTCGCCGGCCATGCGGCGCTTGAACTCAGCGGCCAGTTCCGACTCGGCTTTTTCGTAGGCGGCGAATTTCTCTTCCCACGCTTTCTGGGCAGCCGCGCCTTTTTCTTTGGCATCCCAGGCTGCGTAAATTTCAGACGGAACGTCGAACGGACCGTGCTGCCAGCCCAGCGCTTCCCGGGTCAGGGCGATTTCATCGTCACCCAGCGGGGCGCCGTGGCAATCTTCCTTGCCCTGTTTATTGGGGGAACCAAAGCCGATGATGGTTTTGCAGCAGATGATGGTGGGCTGATCGGTATTCGCGCGGGCCGCGTCGATGGCCGCACGAATGGCATCGGCATCGTGGCCATCCACATTCGGGATAACCTGCCAGCCGTAGGATTCGAAACGCTTGGGCGTGTCGTCGGTGAACCAGCCCTCTACTTCACCATCAATGGAAATGCCGTTGTCGTCGTAGAAGAACACCAGTTTACCCAGGCCCAAAGTACCGGCCAGGGAGGCGACTTCGTGGGAGATGCCTTCCATCAGGCAGCCATCGCCCAGGAAGGCGTAGGTGTAGTGATCAACAATCTCGTGGCCCGGGCGGTTGAACTGCGCCGCCAGGGATTTCTCGGCCAGCGCGAAACCAACGGCATTGGCAATGCCCTGCCCCAGCGGGCCAGTGGTGGTCTCGATGCCCGGCGTATAGCCGTATTCCGGGTGGCCCGGGGTTTTGGAGTGCAGCTGGCGGAAGTTCTTGATGTCGTCAATGGAAACGTCGTACCCACTCAGGTGCAGCAGCGAATACTGCAGCATGGAACCATGGCCGTTAGACAGCACAAAACGGTCACGGTTGGCCCACTGAGGGTTGGCCGGGTTGTGGCTGAGGTAATCGTTCCACAGTACCTCGGCGATATCCGCCATACCCATGGGCGCACCCGGGTGGCCGGACTTGGCTTTCTGAACCGCATCCATGCTCAGCGCGCGAATGGCGTTGGCGAGATCTTTACGGGACGACATTGACTATTCTCCAGTGTTTTTCAGGAAAAGAATTCAAGCTGCAAAAACTGCTTAAAAAGAAGGCGCGTATTTTCGCCGATTACGGTATGCGGGGGCAAATCCATATGTAGTGGTTTTCCGATGACGGCGGCACAAACTCACCAAAGCAACTGATTTCACAAAGCCATAAATCTATATCAAAAATTTTTGATATGGCTATTGATCGACCAACCATTCCCCCCTACACTTGCCAACCATGACCTCACTCAATGCACATGCTAACGAATTGTCCTCCGTGGACACCCTGGCACCAATCTTCAAGGCGAGCGGAGACCCCCTGCGCCTGGAGATCCTGCGGGTGCTGCGCCGTGACACCTTCGGCGTGCTTGAGCTGAGCCAACTGTTTGATATGCGCCAGTCCGGCATGAGCCATCACCTGAAGGTGATGAACAAGGCCGGGTTGCTGGAACCCCAGCGCGAAGGTAACGCCATTTTCTATCGCCGTCCTCTGCATCTGGACAGCGACAAACTGGCGGACCAGGCGATCCGGCAGATATTCGAGACGGTAGACCGTGTGCCCTTGCCGCCGCAGCTGGAAGAAAAGATTGAGGCAATACGTGAGCAGCGGGCGGAGCAGTCCCAGGCGTTTTTCTCCCGGCACTCGGAGCAGTTCCGGGAACAACAGGAATTGATTGCAGCCTTTGACCTTTATGCCGAGCCCACAGCAGAGCTGATCCGCAAGCGCACGGCCCGGCAAGAATGGCGCAGTGCGCTGGAAATCGGCCCAGGTGAGGGGGCGTTCCTGCCGGTGCTGTCAGGCCTGTTTGAACACGTGGTAGCGCTGGACAACAGCAAGGACATGCTGGCCAAGGCCACCCGCACCTGTATTGATGAGCGTTTGAATAATGTGGATTTGATTGAAGGCGTCACCGACACCCTGCTGGCCCGGGGTGATGCCTTTGACCTGATCGTCGCCAACATGGTGCTGCACCATGTGCCCAGCCCGGCGGACATTTTCCTGGATGCCGCGGCACTGATGAACAGCGGTGGCTGTTTTATTGTCAGCGATTTATGCAGCCACGATCAGGACTGGGCTAAAGAGAATTGCGGCGACCTCTGGCTTGGCTTTGAGCCGGAAGAGCTGACCGCCTGGGCCGCTGATGCCGGCTTAAGCGCCGGAGAACAACTGTTTATTGGCCTGCGCAACGGTTTTCAGGTGCAGGTACGGGAATTCTGGAAAACGTCCGCAACGGCCTGAGGCCCGCACGGATACTGGAACATCAAAAAACTTTGATATTGTCGTACGTAGAAATACGTACACTGACTTTGAAAACGCTCACAAAGGAGCACCGCTATGTCTGACTACAACATCTTCACCTCCGAATCGGTCTCTGAAGGCCACCCGGACAAACTGGCCGACCAGATTTCCGATGCGGTACTGGATGCCATCCTGGCCGACGACCCGCACGCCCGTGTGGCCTGCGAAACTATGGTCAAGACCGGTGTGGCCATCGTTGGCGGTGAAATCACCACCAGCGCCTGGGTAGACCTGGAAGACCTGGTGCGTGGCGTGATCAAAGACATCGGCTACACCTCCTCAGACGTGGGCTACGACGGCGACACCTGCGGCGTGATCAACATCATCGGCAAGCAGTCTGTCGACATCGCCCAGGGCGTTGACCGCCAGAAGCCGGAAGACCAGGGCGCGGGCGACCAGGGCCTGATGTTTGGCTATGCCAGTAACGAAACCGACGTGCTGATGCCGGCCCCGATCACCTTCTCTCACCGACTTGTGCAGCGCCAGGCCGAAGCCCGCAAGAGCGGCCTGCTGCCGTGGCTGCGCCCGGACGCCAAGAGTCAGGTCACCTGCCGCTATGAGAACGGCCAGGTGGTTGGTATTGATGCCGTGGTTCTGTCCACCCAGCACGACCCGGACGTGACCCAGGAAGACCTGAAAGAAGCGGTGATGGAGCTGATCGTCAAGCACACCCTGCCGGCTGAACTGCTGCACAAAGACACCCAGTTCCATATCAACCCGACCGGCAAGTTCGTGATCGGTGGCCCGGTGGGCGACTGTGGCCTGACTGGCCGTAAGATCATCGTAGATACCTATGGCGGCATGGCCCGTCACGGTGGCGGTGCCTTCTCCGGCAAAGACCCCTCAAAGGTCGACCGTTCCGCCGCCTACGCCGGTCGTTACGTGGCCAAGAACATCGTCGCCGCCGGCCTGGCCGAGAAGTGCGAGATTCAGGTGTCCTACGCCATCGGTGTAGCCCAGCCGACTTCCATTTCTTTGAACACCTTCGGCACCGGCAAGATCAGCGACGACAAGATCATCGACCTGGTACGCGCACACTTCGACCTGCGCCCGTATGCGATCACCAACATGCTGGACCTGCTGCACCCGATGTACCGGGCCACGGCAGCCTACGGCCACTTCGGTCGTGATCCGTACGAGATGACCGTTGGCGGCAAGACCTTCACCGCGTTCCCGTGGGAGAAGACCGACCGCGCTGCGGCTCTGAAGGACGCTGCGGGCATCTGACGATTTTGGGTCTGACTCTTTGAGTTGGGCTCTATTTTGGCCCAGCCCGCCACCGTCTGGGGGTGGCGGCGCTGAGGTAAGTCCTTCGGGGACACGCTACAAGCACATCCATGTGCGCTTGTTTCGGGCCGTCCATGGCCCTCAACAGTCCCCGAAGGACTTACCTCACCACCGCTTTGCACTATCGGTGAGGGCTTATCCAGAAAAAAGGCCTTAAAAATAGCTGAACCTGAGGCCTGAATTAGATTGAGCGGCGTAGAAAAGACCGCATACGCCGAATGTTAGAACGAGGGAGTGGGGTTTTGCTTTCGCGGAATTTCGAAGGCCAAGGATGGCCTGAGAGAAGCGCACATGGATGTGCTCGTAGCGGTTCCGCGAAAGCAAAACCCCACTCCCGCGGCACCCAAATCATGCGGCCAGAGGATCACGAACTCCGAAGGCCAAAGCAGACTGACAGGAGAACACCCAAATGAGCACTCCGGCAGAAAAACTGACCACGTTTGAAGACTACAAAGTCCGCGACATCACCCTCGCCGACTGGGGCCGCAAGGAAATCAAAATCGCCGAAGGCGAAATGCCCGCCCTGATGAAATTGCGCGAGAACTACAAAGCCGAGCAGCCGCTGAAAGGCGCCAACATCATGGGCTGTATCCACATGACCATCCAGACCGCCGTGTTGATCGAAACATTGGTCGAGCTGGGCGCCAACGTGCGCTGGTCCTCGTGCAACATCTTCTCCACCCAGGACCAGGCCGCAGCTGCCATTGCAGCGCAAGGCATTCCCGTGTTCGCGTGGAAAGGTGAAACTGACGAAGAATACGAATGGTGCCTGCACCGCACCGTAGGTGCGGACGTGGACGGCTGGAAGCCGAACATGATCCTGGACGACGGCGGTGACCTGACCGAGCTGTTGCATAACGAATACCCGGAAATCATCAACAACGTGCACGGTGTGACCGAAGAAACCACCACCGGCGTTCACCGACTGCAGGAAATGCTGCGTGACGGCACCCTGAAGATCCCGGCGATCAACGTGAACGACTCGGTAACCAAGTCCAAGAATGACAACAAGTACGGCTGTCGCCACAGCCTGAACGATGCCATCAAGCGCGCTACCGACCACCTGCTGTCTGGCAAGAAAGCGCTGGTGATTGGTTATGGCGACGTGGGTAAGGGTTCTGCCCTGTCCCTGCGCCAGGAAGGCATGATCGTGAAGGTCACCGAAGCCGACCCGATCTGCGCCATGCAGGCCTGCATGGACGGCTTCGAAGTGGTGTCTCCCTACATCGACGGCATCAATACCGGCACCGAGCAGGGTATCAACACCGAGCTGCTGGGCACCACCGACCTGCTGGTGACCACCACCGGAAACGTCAACGTGTGCGACGCCAACATGCTGAAGGCTCTGAAGAACGGCGCTGTGGTGTGCAATATCGGCCACTTCGATAATGAAATCGACACCGCCTATATGCGCAAGAACTGGGAGTGGGATGAGGTCAAGCCTCAGGTTCACGTGATCTACCGCGACAAAGCCAGCAACGACCACCTGATCCTGCTGTCCGAAGGCCGCCTGGTGAACCTGGGCAACGCCACCGGTCATCCGTCCCGGATCATGGACGGCTCCTTCGCCAACCAGGTGCTGGCCCAGATGTACCTGTTCGAGCGCAAGTTTGCTGACCTGCCGGAAGAGTCCAAGGCCAAGGGCGTTTACGTTCAGGTTCTGCCCAAGCAGCTGGACGAGGAAGTGGCCCGCGCGATGGTGGAAGGTTTTGGTGGCGTGATCACCAAGATGACGCCGGACCAGGCAAAATACATTGGTGTGCCGGTCGAAGGCCCGTACAAGCCGGAAAGCTACAGGTACTAAGCGGAAACGATCATGGAATCCCAGAAGCAATTCAAGCGCCGTTTCAGCTTTGAGTTTTTCCCGCCCAAGACCGATCAGGGTAAAGAAAAACTCCAGGCGGTGCGCAACCAGCTGGCCGAGGTGAACCCGGATTTTTTCTCGGTCACCTTCGGCGCCGGCGGCTCCACCCGGGACCGCACCATTGAAACGGTACTGAACCTGCACAAGCAGGGCATTTCCACAGCACCACACCTGTCCTGCGTGGGTGGTACCCGCGCAGAGATCGGCGAGCTGCTGGATTTGTATAAAGAAAACGGCATCAACCGGATCGTCGCCCTGCGCGGCGACCTGCCCTCGGGCATGGGCGCATCCGGTGAGCTGCGTTACGCCAACGAGCTGGTGGAGTTCATCCGGGAGCACAGCGGTGATCACTTCAACCTGGAAGTGGCCGCCTACCCTGAGTTCCACCCCCAGGCCCGTAACGCCGAGGAAGACCTGAAGAACTTCGCACGGAAGGTACAGGCCGGTGCCAATAGCGCCATCACCCAGTATTTCTTCAATGCCGACAGTTACTTCTACTTCATCGACCGCCTGGAGAAGATGGGCGTCACCATTCCGGTGGTGCCGGGCATCATGCCCATCGTCAACTTCTCCAGCCTGGTGCGGTTCTCGGATATGTGCGGTGCGGAAATCCCCCGCTGGATCCGCAAGCAGCTCGAAGCCTACGGCGACGACACCGACAGCATCCGCAAGTTCGGCGAAGACGTGGTCACCGAGATGTGTGAGAAGCTGCTGAAAGCCGGGGCGCCCGGGCTGCACTTCTACACCCTGAACCAGGCTGAACCCAGTATCTCCATCTGGAAGAATCTGGGCATCAGCGACCGGGAGAAGATCGCTTTCTGATCTGCTCCCCGAAGCCCTCTGCCGGCCGGCAGAGGGCTTTCTCTTTCCCCTCCCCAGCGTCATAACCAACTGATTTTCTGCAAATCCTGCTTTTCTGGTCTAGGCTGTATCTGATGTATCCCCATCAACGCTCCTCGCAAGGCAAGCGTTAAAAGCGGTTACCTGTGCGAATTGCCTTACCGGGCAAATGGAGCATAAAAAACAGAAAGGAGATCACATGAGCACGAAATGGCTGAAAACACTGGGCGCTGGTCTGGCATTGTCGGTTGCAGCGTCAACCGTTAGCGCAGAAACCCTCCGAGTGGTGACCGACCCCAGTTTTGTCCCCTTTGAAATGATGGACCAGGAAACCGGCGAGATGATCGGTTTCGACATGGATATCATCTCTGAGGTGGCCGAGCGCGCGGGCTTTGAGTACAACCTGCAGACCATGGATTTCAACGGCATTATCCCGGCCCTGCAAACCGGCAACGTGGATATCGCCATTGCCGGCATTACCATCACCGACGAACGCAAGCAGATTGTCGATTTCTCTGATCCCTACTACGACTCCGGCCTGCGGATTCTGGTGCGGGCAAACAACAGCGATGTCGACGAGCTTTCGGATCTCGAGGGCAAGAAAGTTGGCACCAAGATCGGCAGCACCAGTTACGACTTCCTGATGCAGAACCTGGATAGCAATGGCGGTGTCACACCGTACCCGGGCAGCTCCGATATGTATATGGCGCTGATGTCCCGTGCCATTGATGCGGTGTTCTACGATGCTCCCAATGTAGGCTACTTTGCCAGCACCCGTGGCGAAGGTCGGGTTAAAACCGTCGGCCAGCTTTATGAAGGCCAGCAGTACGGTATCGCCCTGAAGAAGGGCAGCCAATGGGTGGGCCCGGTCAACGAAGCTCTGGCCTCTATTAAGGAAGACGGCACCTACAAGACCATTTACGAAAAATGGTTTGGCCCCATGCCTGAAGACAAGTAACCCGCCATCCATTCTGGTCAGGGCGCACAACGCCCTGACCGGTTCCTCCCAACTCAACGGAGACTCACACTGTGGAATTCCAGTTTCAGTTTGACTGGCAGGCAGCAATCCATGCCATTCCATTTCTGGCCAAAGGCATCCCCTACACTCTGATGATTTCCTTTGGCGGCCTGGCCATCGGCTTTGTGCTGGGCATCCTGTTCGGTTTGCTGAGCATCAACAAGAGCTGGTTCCTGCGCTGGCCCGCCATTGCCTACATCGAGATTTTTCGTGGCACGCCGATTCTGGTTCAGGTCCTGTTTATTTTCTACGGCCTGCCAGACCTGATCGGTGGGCCCATCGACCCGCTCACCGCTGGCATTGCAGCCATCGCACTCAATTCCGGCGCTTATATTTCCGAAGTGGTGCGCGGTGGCGTGCAGTCCATCGACAAGGGCCAGACCGAAGCGGGCCTGTCTCTTGGGCTGTCCCGTACCCAAACCTTCTGGTCCATTATCTGGCCCCAGGCGTTCCGGCGCATGATTCCGCCACTGGGCAACCAGGGCATTGTCAGCATCAAAGACACGTCCCTGTTTTCTGTCATCGGCGTAGGTGAACTGGTCCGTCAGGGGCAGGTGTACATTGCCAACACGTTTACCGCGTTCGAGGTGTATTTCGTGGTGGCACTCATGTACCTGGCCATCACCTTAACTCTGTCCCTGCTCCTGCGTTTGCTTGAGCGCCGTGGCGTAGCGTCTGTCTGAAGGAGCCCGACAAATGACTCAGATTGTGAAAATGAAGGGCATGAACAAGTACTTCGGCAAACTGCATGTCCTCAAGGATATTGACCTGACCGTCGAGCAGGGAGAAGTGGTGGTGATTATCGGCGCCAGCGGCTCCGGCAAGTCCACTTTGATCCGCTGCGTGAACGGCCTTGAAGAGTATGAATCCGGCGTTTTGGAAGTAGATAACCAGAAGCTCGCGCCCAAAGGTGGCAATCAGCAGGCATTGTCGGAAATACGCAAGGAAGTGGGCATGGTGTTCCAGCAGTTCAATCTGTTCCCGCACCTGACTGTACGGAAGAACATCATGCTGGCCCCCATGAAAGTCAAAAAGGCGTCGCAGGTAGTGGCCAACGCCACCGCTGAGCGCTTGCTGGACCGGGTGGGCATCGGCAACCAGGCCGACAAATACCCCAGCCAGCTATCCGGCGGCCAGCAGCAACGGGTGGCCATCGCCCGGGCGCTGGCCATGGAACCCCGACTGATGCTGTTCGACGAACCTACCTCGGCGCTGGACCCGGAAATGATCGGAGAAGTGCTGGACGTTATGCGGGAGCTGGCCAGGGAGGGGATGACCATGATGGTGGTTACCCACGAGATGGGCTTTGCCCGGGAGGTGGCTGACCGGGTGATCTACATTCATGAGGGCCAGATTGTTGAGGAAGGCAGGCCCGATGATGTCTTCGACAATCCCCAGAATGAACGTACTCAAGCGTTTTTGTCACGGGTGTTGGCGCACTGACCCTCGCACCGGGTTTATCTGGCCTCGGTAACCGTCACAAAGTTACCGAGGCCAGAACTCACGCCCTGGCCAGACGGAACAACAACTCCGGCGACAGCCGCTTGACCCAGAGCGCCGCCATTTCCTTGCCCTTGCCTACGGGAATCTCTCGTTTCTTCGCCTGAAGGCCCTTGAAAATCACTTCGGCGCATTCGTTCACGTCCATGCCACCGGCAATGTCGGCATCTTCCTCACCAAAGGCAGAACCATCACCCGAAAGGGCATTGCGGGAAATATCCGTGCGAATAAAACCGGGCGTAATGGTGGAAACCTGAACACCCTCGCCTTCCACTTCCGCACGAAGGGCATCAAAAAAGCCCATCACCGCATGCTTGGCGGCGCAATATCCGGTTCTCATGGGGGCACCGACTTTGCCGGCCACACTGGAGGTGACCGCCAAGTGCCCGGAACCGCGCTCCAGCATGTGGGGCAGTATCGCCTTGGTGAGTGCAATCTGGCCCATCACATCCACGTCCATCAGTTTCTGATAGACCGACATGTCGGTGTCTTTGCATAGAGAGCGTTGAGACACGCCGGCGTTGTTAACCAGCAGATCGATGGTACCGAATGCATCCAGCACCGCCTGCACAGCACCGGGTAAAGAGGCCCAGTCAGTAACGTCCAGGGGCAAAACCAGAACATGGTCATCCGCCAGGCCAGCCTCGCGACAGCGGCTCGCCACGCGCTCCAGTTCACTTTTGCGTCGGGCAGATAACACCAGACGCGCACTATCTTTTGCGTATCGCAGGGCCAGTGCCTCACCAATGCCGGAGGAGGCTCCGGTAATCCAGACAGTTTGTGCAGGCATAGAGAATCAGTCCTTCCGTTGCCGGGTTCTTGTTTTGGAACGTTTGACCAAGAGACTACACCAGCTGGTACCGGCCCGCCATGACCATCGCAGGTATGGCAGTTAGCTCCGCATCACAACAACTGCCGGGTAACCTCATACTCCCGCTCAATCTTTGCGTGGGAGTCTTCGGCCAGGAATTTGGCCACTTTTTTGCCGAGGAAAGGCACGTCACAATGAACGGACAAATTCACGTAGTTGATGCAGCGATTACCATTGCCCAACAAACGCATAATGCCCTTGATTCGGGCCGGCACCCCATCAATCCTTACCCGGAACTCGCAGTGCCACTCGCCATCGTCTTTCTTGAACCAGTGCTCTTCCTGGCGCACCCGGTTCCACTCCCGATGAAAGCTCGCCAGCATGCCCGGCACCGGGGCTGAGGCCATCATTTCCCGCTCAATGACCAGCTTGGCCGCAGCATCATCCCGTTGCAGCTCAGCGACACGAAGGTTCCGGGAACCGAGCTTCTCGTTCTTTTCAATAATGTGATGCTCACTGAAGAACCGTTCGATGATGTGATCCAGCCCTACCTCATAGGGATGCTCCAGAGTCAGCTCCATAGTCGCCTCCTGTTGTGTTGAATTCATTGTTGCTTTAGCCGGCCATCCTCACATTGGCCGCCCGAGCGAGCGTTTCTGGCATGGAAGCCATCCGACTGGTTCACACGCCACCGCTGTTCTGGGTCACACCCCGGCGCTGTTAACCGAGCGTTCCGGGAAGTATCATGGGCGGTCTCAAACAAAATGCCCCAGCCGGGACGACAGGAGAACACGATGCGCAATGCTGATCTGGTCGCACGGGACCTCAAATCCGTGTGGCACCCCTGCACCCAGATGAAAGACCACGAAAGCCTGCCGTTGATTCCCATCAAGCGCGGCGAAGGCGTGTGGTTGGAAGACTTCGAGAGCAACCGGTATATCGATGCGGTCAGTTCGTGGTGGGTGAACCTGTTCGGCCATGCCAACCCGCGCATCAACTCCGCTATCCAGGAACAGATTGGCCAGCTGGAACACGTGATTCTGGCCGGTTTTACCCATGAACCGGTGGTCAACCTGTCTGAACGCCTGATCGAAGTCACTCCTGAAGGGCTCAGCAAGTGCTTCTACGCGGATAACGGTTCATCCGCCATCGAAGCTGCCCTGAAGATGAGCTACCACTACTGGAAAAACCTGGGCCAGCCCGGCAAGAAAAACTTCGTCAATCTCAGCAACAGCTACCACGGCGAAACCCTGGGCGCACTGGCACTCGGTGATGTGGCGCTCTATAAAGACACCTATCAGCCGCTGCTGATGGAGGTTCTTACCGCCCCATCCCCCGATGCCTACAACAAAGAACCGGGTGAAACCGACGAAGACTACGCCCTGCGCCAGTTCGAGGCCATGGAGAAACTGCTAGCAGATCGGCACGACGAAATCTGTGCTGTGGTGGTCGAGCCCCTGATTCAGTGCGCCGGCGGCATGCGCATGCACCACCCGATATACCACACCAAGCTCCGGGAAGCCTGCGACCGCTACAACGTGCACCTGATTGCCGACGAGATCGCCGTGGGCTTTGGTCGCACCGGCACCCTGTTCGCCTGTGAACAATCCGGCATTACCCCGGATTTCATGTGCCTGTCCAAGGGCCTTACCGCCGGCTACCTGCCGTTGTCCGCCGTACTGACCACCGAAACCGTGTACAACGCCTTTTACGACGACTACGAAACCTTGCGCGCCTTCCTGCACAGCCACAGCTACACCGGCAACCCCATCGGCTGTGCCGTCGCCCTGGCCACCCTGGACATCTTCCGGGACGAAAACGTCATCGAAAACAACCGCCAGCTGTCCCGCTGCATGGCCGAATCCGTCGCCCACCTGGCCGACCACCCCAACGTCGGTGACATCCGCCAGCACGGCATGACCCTGGCCATCGAAATGGTCAAAGACAAAGCCAGTAAAACCCCGTTCCCCTGGCAGGAACGCCGGGGTCTGAAAGTCTACCAACACGCCCTCACCCGCCAGGCACTGCTACGGCCCCTGGGCAACGTGGTTTACTTCATGCCCCCGTATGTCATCACCGAAGACCAGATACGCCACCTGGCACAGGTAGCGACCGAAGGCATCGGCATCGCGGTAAAAGGCTGAGGGCGGCCCATGCGCATACCCAGGATTTTCACCGACAGCCCACTCCAGGCGGGCAGCCTCTGCGAGCTTGACGAAAACGCCGCCAACCACGTGGGCCGGGTACTGCGCATGCAGCCAGGCCAGGAGTTGCGCCTGTTCAACGGCGACGGTCAGGACTACACCGCCACCATCACCCAGGCGGGCAAGAAAAACGTCCAGGTAGAAATAACCGGGGCAGAAACCAACAACACCGAATCTCCCCTGAACATCATCCTGGGCCAGACATTGTCCAAAGGCGACCGGATGGATTACGCGGTGCAGAAAGCGGTCGAAATGGGCGCCACCACCATCGTGCCCCTGACCACCGAACGCTCCGATGTAAAACTCAAAGGTGACCGGGAAGAAAAACGCCTGCGCCACTGGCAGCAAGTCGCCATCAGCGCCGCCGAACAATGCGGCCGGGCGAGGGTACCGA
The window above is part of the Marinobacter sp. THAF197a genome. Proteins encoded here:
- a CDS encoding adenosylmethionine--8-amino-7-oxononanoate transaminase gives rise to the protein MRNADLVARDLKSVWHPCTQMKDHESLPLIPIKRGEGVWLEDFESNRYIDAVSSWWVNLFGHANPRINSAIQEQIGQLEHVILAGFTHEPVVNLSERLIEVTPEGLSKCFYADNGSSAIEAALKMSYHYWKNLGQPGKKNFVNLSNSYHGETLGALALGDVALYKDTYQPLLMEVLTAPSPDAYNKEPGETDEDYALRQFEAMEKLLADRHDEICAVVVEPLIQCAGGMRMHHPIYHTKLREACDRYNVHLIADEIAVGFGRTGTLFACEQSGITPDFMCLSKGLTAGYLPLSAVLTTETVYNAFYDDYETLRAFLHSHSYTGNPIGCAVALATLDIFRDENVIENNRQLSRCMAESVAHLADHPNVGDIRQHGMTLAIEMVKDKASKTPFPWQERRGLKVYQHALTRQALLRPLGNVVYFMPPYVITEDQIRHLAQVATEGIGIAVKG
- a CDS encoding 16S rRNA (uracil(1498)-N(3))-methyltransferase, whose translation is MRIPRIFTDSPLQAGSLCELDENAANHVGRVLRMQPGQELRLFNGDGQDYTATITQAGKKNVQVEITGAETNNTESPLNIILGQTLSKGDRMDYAVQKAVEMGATTIVPLTTERSDVKLKGDREEKRLRHWQQVAISAAEQCGRARVPNILPVMTVAEWLQYSQTADLRLVLHHRTEQSLNTLTKPGSIALMIGPEGGLTADEIHLAEQNGFLPVALGPRVLRTETAPVAAIALCQWLWGDIGS